The DNA segment ATAACGCTGTATTGTTTTAGTTACTTGCTCAGGTGTCTCATTGACAAACTCAAGGCGGAAGTGACGTAAACCCAAGCTTATCAAACGCTGTACGTATTCTGCTCCGGTTTGGGCTGTGCCGTTGAATACAGTATTACGGCAGCCTGCGTCTGCTTGTAGGACGTGTTCACTACCCACGCGATCGCGCAATTTCACTTCATGTTTTTCACAAGGTCTGCCACAATTGGTATAGTCAGTTCCTTCTGAGAGAAAGGCGCAAAATACACAATGCTCCATGTGGAACATTGGTATATGTTGATGGATTGTCACCTCAAACCACTGGGCTGGGCAACTGGTAAGTAAGTTTTCTAGTTGATTGATATTTAAATCATAGGATGCTGTCAACCGTTTCAAACCAAAGTTTTGCTTAAAGTAGTCGGCGGTTAAGGGGTTGGCAACATTCAGCGAAAAATCACCAATGCAAATATCGCCTGCAAAAAATTCTAACTGGTCGTAGTTGCGGATCAGATAACCATCGGCGTTGGCGGCGCGGACTTGCTGTAAAATCCAGTTTTCGCCGGGTTTGGTAATGCGGGGTGGGGCGACGAAGATTTGGGGAAAAGCAGGGGGCAGGGAGCCGGAAGAGAAGTCGCAAGGAGGGTTTCCCTCCGGGCGAACTTCGGGGGCAGAGGGAGGGCTTAGTTTTTGTTTTTCTTGTCTGACTTCATGTACTATTTTTACTGCTTCTTTGTAGGTGCGGGGATCTTCAAATTCGCAGTATAGGGTTTCGACATCGGTTTTTAGGGCGGCTTGGAGTTGCTTGAGGTTGCGGACTAGAACGATGAGGGAGGGGGAGATAGGGGATGGGGGAGATAAAGGGGGGAGGAGGTCTTGAAAAGAAACATGACTACGTAGTTGCCAGCGTTTCGGTTGACTGCGTAATTCTTCTAATTGAGTGACAACTTCTCGCCGCATCCGATTTAACTCACTGACGGGAACCATGACAGCACCACTGAGGTGATTGGTGAGGGTTCTTAAACGGAAGGGGGTGTTACCAAGACGACCGAATTGTTCTTGTAGACGTTCTGTATCTAAGGGTTTGGTGTGGGCTGCAACTAATGAGATTGCTGATTCTACTTGTACAATGTTACCGAGTTCATCGCGGGCGATCGCTATCAATGGCTGACCAATTTCCCCATGAATTTCCCAGTCTATGGGACGTTGAAATTGGGGATTATCGCCAGCAAAGCTTTGGCGCAGCTGTTTATCAAGTTCTGGGTCGCTAGTTTTCCACAGTTTATCTCCTACATGAACGCGGCGGAAGTTCACATTACCTTGACCAAAGCTTAATACTGCTTCTTTACCCTTCTGCACTACCCCATAGACTCGACCGCCTTCTTCTTTTGCCTCTGGATGACCACAGTCAAACACCACACCATCCCCTGGCTTCACAGGCGCTTCTAATTTAATTGTCACCTCTTCATGGCGAATGCGGCTGACTTCACCTAAGTAAACCCCTCGCTTCTTGCCAAATCTGGCGTGAACTAGTTCTTGATTGTTAATTCCCTGAAACCAACCCGTGTAAAGTCCACGAGAAAAAGCCATTTCTAAGTCGTAGCGTTCTTGATGTGATACATGATCCCTTTGTGAGTGTCCTATCACCCGATCTAATGCTTGTCGATAGACACGGGTAACATTAGCCACATACTCTGGAGCTTTTAACCGCCCTTCAATTTTGAGACTTGTCACTCCTGACTTGACCAAATCAGGCAAGATTTCTAATCCTGCTAAATCTTGGGGGCTGAGTAAATATTTGCGTTCCCCTAAATCTGTAATTTCCCCATCAACAGTTAATTCATAGGGCATTCGGCAAGCCTGGGCGCACTCACCACGATTAGCAGAACGTCCCCCCAAGGCTTCACTAGTCAAACATTGACCAGAATAGGCTACACATAAAGCCCCGTGAACAAAAACTTCTAGGGGTAGAGAAGCAGCCCTTTGAGCAATCTGCTGTTGAATCTTGTTAATTTCCGCAAGAGAACATTCACGGGCTAGTACTACCAATTCACAACCAAGAGACTTGGCAAATTCCACGCCAGCCGGGCTAGTGATGGTCATTTGTGTGGAAGCATGAATGGGAAAATCCGGTGACAGATGACGGATAAGCCGACAAATACCCACATCCTGCACAATCACCGCATCCACACCAGCAGCAATAATTGTGCGGAGATACTGCTGCGCTTCCCCCAATTCTTGGGGAAAAATCAGTGTATTGACGGTGACATAACCTTTCACACCCCGCAGGTGCAAGAATGCCATTAATTCCGGTAAATCCGCCTCAGTAAAATTTTGCGCCCGCATTCTGGCGTTAAACCTATCCAAACCAAAATAAATCGCATCTGCCCCATTTTCTATAGCAGCTTTAGCACATTCCCAGTTACCAGCCGGTGCGAGGATGTCAGGACGTGGAAAGGAGGATTGGGGATTTTGTCTGTCAGCGCTTTTCATCAAGTTTGCGAAAGGTTATGTATCACCGTAGTAATTTTATCTAAGAAAAACTGGGGACAGGAAGGGAATCAGCAATTACCAATGATGTATTTATATCAGTAACTTAACGTAATTAGTGGAGCGATCGCGTCATTTATTGCCGGGTTTATCTTAGGCAAACCAGGGTTATTTATCTCTAAAGACGGCAAACACCACATTAACGTTACGGTTGACCCTAATTACTCAAAGTATTAATTCTCATAAATTAGACAGAGTGACAGCAGTTTAATCCATGAACCAGCTAAAAACAAATTTTAAAATTAACCGTCCCATTCAAGGTTCGGGAAACCACCCTTCATGGACTGGCGATCCCTGAGCTTCAGTATATATATCAGCATAACTTGGAATTTCCCAGCCAGGAAGACCAAATCAAAGGTTATGGATACTGAACTGACTGCTTTTTTCACTAGTTAGTTCAAGAATTAAGCCCTTTATATTCCCATTCATTTGTAGTTATACGGAGCCAGCACCTAAAATGGCAAAAGTAGTTGGAATTGACTTAGGAACAACTAACTCCTGCGTCGCAGTAATGGAAGGTGGTAAACCCACAGTTATTGCCAACGCAGAAGGTTTCCGCACCACACCGTCGGTAGTGGCATTTGCTAAAAACGGCGATACCCTAGTAGGGCAAATCGCCAAGCGCCAAGCGGTGATGAACCCCGAAAATACTTTCTATTCTGTTAAGCGCTTTATTGGTCGTCGCTACGACGAAGTTACAAACGAAGCTACAGAAGTTTCTTACAAAGTCCTCAGCAGTGGCGGTAACGTTAAGGTAGACTCTCCTGGAGCCGGTAAACAATTTGCTCCAGAAGAAATTTCTGCCAAGGTTCTCCGCAAACTAGTGGAAGATGCTAGTAAATATCTTGGTGAAACTGTAACCCAAGCAGTAATTACCGTTCCCGCGTACTTCAATGACTCCCAACGTCAAGCGACTAAAGACGCTGGTAAGATCGCTGGTATTGAAGTCATGCGGATTATCAACGAACCAACAGCCGCTTCTTTGGCTTACGGTTTTGATAAAAAGAGCAATGAAACCATCCTCGTATTTGACCTTGGTGGTGGTACATTCGACGTATCTGTCCTAGAAGTAGGCGACGGCGTATTTGAAGTATTGGCTACTTCTGGTGATACCCACCTTGGTGGTGACGACTTCGATAAAAAAATCGTTGATTTCCTAGCTGAACAGTTTAGAAAAGACGAAGGTATTGACCTCCGCAAAGACAAACAAGCACTGCAACGCTTAACCGAAGCAGCAGAGAAAGCCAAGATTGAGCTTTCCAGCGTGACCCAAGCAGAAATCAACCTTCCATTCATCACCGCTACCCAGGACGGCCCCAAACACCTGGATATGACTCTGACTCGCGCTAAGTTTGAAGAACTTTGTGCTGACTTGATTGACCGTTGCCGTATTCCCGTCGAACAGGCGCTACGGGATGCCAAACTCAAGAAAGAGAATATTGATGAAGTTGTTTTAGTTGGTGGTTCTACCCGTATCCCCGCCGTACAACAACTCGTTAAGAATCTGTTAGGTAGAGAACCAAATCAAACTGTTAACCCTGATGAAGTTGTGGCAGTTGGCGCAGCGATTCAAGCAGGTGTACTGGGTGGTGAAGTTACAGGCATCTTGTTGTTAGATGTAACACCATTATCCTTGGGTGTAGAAACCTTGGGTGGTGTGATGACCAAGATTATCCCCCGTAACACCACAATTCCTACCAAGAAATCAGAAGTATTCTCTACCGCCGTGGATGGTCAAACCAACGTGGAAATTCACGTCCTCCAAGGTGAGAGGGAATTTGCTAACGATAACAAGAGCTTGGGAACCTTCCGCCTTGATGGTATTCCCCCAGCACCACGAGGTGTTCCCCAAATCGAAGTGGTATTCGACATTGATGCTAACGGTATCCTGAACGTCACCGCTAAGGACAAAGGTACTGGTAAGGAACAGTCCATCAGTATTACTGGTGCTTCCACTCTGGATAAAACTGACATTGACCGCATGGTGAGAGAAGCGGAACAAAACGCTTCATCTGACAAAGAACGCCGGGAAAAAATTGAGCGTAAAAACCAAGCCGATTCTTTGGCTTACCAAGCTGAGAAGCAGCTACAAGAATTGGGGGATAAAGTCCCCGAAGCGGATAAAACCAAAGTTGAAGGTTTAGTGAAAGACCTGCGGGAAGCGGTTGCTAAGGAAGACGACGAGCAAATCAAGAAACTGACCCCAGAATTGCAACAAGCATTGTTCGCAGTTGGTAGCAACATCTATCAACAAGCTGGTGGCGGTGCTGCACCAGGTGCGGCTCCTCAAGATGGCGGTACTACTTCATCTGATGGTGGTGATGATGTAATTGACGCTGATTTTACAGAGACTAAATAATCTTGGTAATGATTTAAGATACATTAATTTGTACCTACTCAATATTACCCACCCAAGCATTGACTTGGGTGGGAATTTTTTTTATGCGGTTTGTTAACAGTTGACCGTCAACCGTCAACAACCAACACAAATTACTAGCTATTGAGCGCAACTGGCTTTTGTGACTCAAGTCCGACTAATTTTTCGCTCAAATCCCATAGGCGTTCGGCTTTTTCGTCATCACGAGCTTGGGGAGAAACCTTTTGTACAAAAGACTTACCATCTTTTTTTTGACGATTTCCCCAACTCCAATAAGCACCAGATTGTTTGTATTCAGGTGCAGCAATCACATCTGCAACCCTCTCTCCTGCCAACTCTTGGGATACGTATCCGCCAGTGATGTACTTTTGGAACAAGGGGAAAATTTTCTGGAATAGGGGATAGTGATTGCGGAATAGTGGTGTTTCGGCAACACAACCGGGATAAAGGGAAGTGAAGGTAATGCCGGTAGATTCGTGATAACGGCGATGTAGTTCCCGCATGGTCAAGACGTTACAAACTTTGCTGTCTTTGTAAGCCTTTACTGGTTCAAATTTCTTACCGTCAATCATAGAAATTGGTGGTTTAAAGCCTTGGGCAAACCCTTCCAAATTACCCAAGTCTGGGCGCGGAGGAATTTTACCACCTAGCTCGTCTGGGTTGTGGGTGACAGTTCCTAAAATCACAAGTCGTTTATCCACAGCCGATGACTTCTGCAAATCTTCAAGCATGAGCTTACACAGCAGAAAATGACCAAGGTGATTGGTGGTCATTGTCAATTCGTAACCTTCTGGGCTGCGTAAAGGCTCTTTGATTAAGGGCATATAAATGGCAGCATTGCACAATAGAGCGTCTAAGGATTTGCCAGTAGCTCTAAAGTCATTCACAAACTGGCGCACACTATCCAATGAGCCTAAGTCAATATGTATGATGCTGTAGCTATCCTTGGGGATGCCAACTTCTTGCGCGGCTTGTTCTGCTTTCTCTAAATTGCGGCAAGCCATGACGACGTGCCATCCTCTTTTAGCAAGGGCTTTTGCAGCGTACAAACCAACCCCAGAAGAAGCTCCAGTGACTATAACTGTTGATTTTCGATCCTGTGCCATTGTCTTAAGACTCTATGTAATCGCCTTTTCCTATTTTCAGGATCTTACCTCAAGGAGTTGCTACCTCTGATTGGTTGATTACTGACTGTTACATAGAGTCACATCAATCTTAACTTTTAGTTCAAATTGCTTAATAAATCTGGTTGCCGTTTGGCAAAATTTAAAACTTTCTGAGCCAAGGTCAGGCTATTGACTCACATATAGGAATGATATCTGCATGAGAAATGGTATGTAGAAGGTGGGTGGTGCAAAATACCGTACTTCCTTGAAATGCTTGCTTTATCATCGAATATCTAATTCGTAAACAAAATCTTAAGATACTATTCGCTTGCTCATCAGACCAATCAGTGAGTGATCCTCATAATGCGATCGCCGCAGGAAGACATTGTTTTCTCGTGGAAATGAGGAGTCCTTTCTGATTCCACATCTTCCAGAATGATGAGTGAGGGGGTACCCAAACCTGATAGATTAAGCTATCAGCGAGTAAAAACTGGTGAAAATGAAAGTCCTAGTTATTGGTGGCGATGGATATTGCGGTTGGGCAACCGCACTTTATCTTTCCAATCGCGGTTATGAAGTTGGAATATTAGATAGTTTGGTGCGTCGGCACTGGGATAATGAACTGGGTATCGAAACTCTGACTCCGATCGCACCAATTCAGCAACGTCTCCAGCGCTGGCAAGATTTAACAGGCAAATCTATTGACCTGTTTGTTGGCGATATTACCAACTATGAATTTCTCCAAAAAGCGTTGCATAAATTTGAGCCAAATGCCATAGTCCATTTTGGCGAACAGCGTTCAGCACCATTTTCGATGATTGACCGCGAACACGCAGTTGTTACCCAGGTCAATAACGTTGTGGGTACGTTGAATTTGCTATATGCAATGAAGGAAGATTTTCCTGACTGTCACCTAGTGAAGTTAGGAACAATGGGGGAATACGGCACACCTAATATTGATATCGAAGAAGGCTACATCACCATTGAACACAATGGGCGCAAGGATACCCTACCTTATCCCAAGCAACCAGGTTCAATGTACCACTTGAGTAAAGTTCATGATAGCCACAATATCCATTTTGCTTGTCGGATTTGGGGATTGCGGGCAACAGACTTAAATCAAGGTGTGGTTTACGGCGTTCTCACCGAAGAAACGGGGATGGACGAACTCTTAATTAACCGACTAGATTACGATGGTGTGTTTGGTACAGCGTTAAACCGTTTCTGTATTCAAGCTGCAACAGGTCATCCCCTAACTGTTTATGGTACAGGTGGACAAACGCGCGGATTCTTGGATATTCGGGATACGGTGCGATGTGTGGAACTAGCGATCGCTAATCCGGCTCCATCGGGTGAGTTTCGTGTTTTTAACCAATTTACTGAACAATTCAGTGTTGGTGACTTGGCATTAATGGTGAAAAAAGCTGGCAATGCCTTGGGATTAAATGTAGAGATCAATAATCTCGATAATCCCAGAATCGAGAAAGAAGAACATTACTTCAATGCCAAAAACACTAAACTACTCGATTTAGGTTTGCAACCTCATTATCTCTCTGATTCTCTGCTAGATTCTCTCTTAAACTTTGCTGTCAAGTATCAAGGACGAGTTGATCAAAAGCAAATTTTACCTAAAGTTTCTTGGCATAGAAAATAAAAATAACACTGAAGCAAAAAGCTTTTTTGTTCTTCCAGGGTGTAAAAGTATGAGATTTTTCAACATCTAAACTCTCATACCTTTACACCCTATTTTTAGATCAGAAAAAGCTATAGCTGTCGCCAGTAGTGTTAGGACATCAATAGATGATACAACCTAGACACAAAAAGACTTTTCACCCAGTACCCAGTCCCTAATCCCTAGCTATATCTTTATGTTTCGTTGTAGATTTTCCCTTGAGGCAGAACCATATTGTCTAGACTCCCTAATCCCCATTCTTAAAAACGGCGTTCTAGAATTGCCTTGATGTTAGGGATAGCGGCGGCGATGGATGCAAAATCTGGGGTGGTTTGTTGCCAACTTTCTCGCTCTTCTAGTCGTTCCGCCCAGGCTAGCAGACGGGGGTAATCATCTAAAGAGAACCCAAAAAGGGGGAGAGAAGGAATCAACGTACCTGCAACCACTTCTGCCAGTGTGAAATCTTTGCCTGCAAAGTAAATCTGTTCACCTAAAAGAGTTTCATAAAACTGTAAAATTTTCGCTACTGCCTCTTGAGCCGATACGAGTTTTTTGGCATCGGTATCTAATTCTACTAATGGCCGAGTCAAGATGACTGTAGCAGGCTGAAGCTCGCTGATTGTGATCATTTCTACCATACGAACTGTAGCGATCGCTCCAGGCTCACTAGGAATCAACGAGGGAGTAGGATATTTTGTCTCTAGATAATCCAAAATTGCCAAAGATTCTATCACCCGTAAGCCATTATCCACTATCACAGGTACGCGCTGGAGGGGATTAATTGCCGTGAATTCCTCTTGAAACTGATCACCATTGAGATTCAACAACAATGGTTCAAAAGGGATTTGTTTTTCTAGTAAGGCTACCCAAACTCGACGAGCATTAACAGAGATGGGATTGTAGTAAAACTTCAGCATCACAACCCTAAGTTATAAACTACGCTCAGGGATTATATCCTTTCGTTAAGTGATTGTACAAAATACTGAAAAATCTAGCACAATAAAATTACAAGTTTTCCCTAAAATTCTTATTGCCCAAAACTTAATAGATTTTCTTTGGTGTGGTGTGGTTCGTGTTGATTCACAACTAGACTTACTTACCCGCAAACATTGAGAGGTGTCCTTATGGATGCTAATAAACTTCTAGATCTATATAACGCAGGAGAACGAAAATTTCACAGAGCAAATCTGCATCAAGCTAACCTTTATGCTTTTGATTTGAGGGGGGCAAATTTTGCCGAAGCTGATTTAAGTGGAGCAAACCTTAGTCAAGCTAATTTGAGCGGATGTAATCTCAGTCGTGCTAATTTAACTGATGCAGACTTGAGTGGAGCTAACTTGAGTGGAGCTAACTTGAGTGAAGTCAACTTCATCGGTGCAGACTTAATTAGCACCAATTTAAAACAAAGCAATCTCAGTCGAGCAGATTTACGGGGTGCCAATTTAATTTTGGCAAACTTATTCAGTGCTAACCTGAGCGAAGCGGAAATGAGCGGTGCTGATTTAAGTGGCGCTAATCTCAAACAAGCAAACTTAATTGGTAGCAACGTCATGGAAGCAGAATTGAGAGGGGCAAATTTCTCTGGGGCTGTAATTACAGAGCAAGAAATCACTGGTAGAGTTTTGCGCTTAGGTCTCTCTCACAGATGGATAACTTGGGCTGGTTGTCATTGACTCAGACAAAATACACTAGGGTAACCAGAGTATCTGTTACCCTAATAAATCTGGGGCAGTCGTTGAAAAACTGCCTCCTGTATTTTCATAGCTAGCTTGCTTGTACAATTTTAGTAAACCAAAGGAGTTGCACCGCGCATCTGACGGAAAGAGTTGATGCAAGCAGGACAGTCGCAACCAAACAAGGTAATTGCTATATCGCTTTCTGCATCGTTGAACTCCAACATAGGAGCATCTTCTTGGGAAAATTCTATTTCCGGCTCATAGTTAGGCACTTGGGCTAAAACAGAAGCCCTAGCACAGACCAAACCAACCTTATGTTTATTTCTGATACAAGATAACTTATCTGTGTTTTTGACTTCTGGCTCAATTGCTTGTGCATGATTGACCATAACTGTCATAGACAGAATAGATGCTATCAAAACGGGGCTAGAAATTAGAGTTAGGATAAATTTGTTCATGGGTTTCCTTGGAAATTAATTCTGACAATTCAGAATACTCCGATTAAATCTTACAGTGATACTGATTGTCCATCAGGAGATTATGTTGCCTAGTCAGGATTTTTGTCTAGGATAGGGCAAGCAAAAGTGACAATAGTGTTGTTACTTATTTATTGCGCTGCGCGTGTCAGTTGTCAGTTGTTGAAAGGATCTGGTCTGGTTTAATGCCTCATCCCCTCATGGGTGGTTTTTAGGTGTCTTCTTGAAAAGTTGCTCCTCTTGGGTAGAAACCAAGACCGCACTTTTCGCTTTGCCACTGACCACTGACTACTGACAAAAACTCCATCCCCTGGTGGGTGGAGTTTTTATCATTTACATCAATAAATTTATTTACTGATTGAACCAAGCTATAGCAATATTAGCAATGATGGGACAAGAAGAATAATTAGATACTACTTTGGGGTTTTGGGTTGAAATATCAAGTATGTACCTCCCAAACCTTCCACAATTGTGCGTGTGTTAGCGATCATCATATTTTGATAAGTGTCACCATCGCTTGTTGGTTCTCCCAATCCTTGAGTGTATAGTTGCCGTTCTGACAATTTTACTTCCGCCTCAGTAGCAATAGATTCCATCACTTTTAATGTATCTGTCATATCTGCAAAGATTGTCGGTACATTAGATTTTTGGATATACTGAGTCAGATTTTTGATTCTCTGATCTGTTACTTGTTCTTCAATGCCAATAGTAGTGGAGGGAATGCCATAGGCATTTGTGTAATAATTTATTGCATTATAAGTTGTTACTAATTTGCGCTTTTCTTTGGGAATAGTGGCAATTTTTAATTTAATCCAATTATCTAGTTGAGTTAATTCGGTTTTAATTTTTTTTGTATTATCACCATAAATGGAGGCATTACTGGGTTCCAACTTTCTCAGGTTGCTATTAATAACTTCCAACATCTTTATAGCATTTTTAGGATTATGCCAAACATAAGGGTTATTTACTCTACGAGAATTTACAGGGATTTGCTGTGGCACAGGAACTGCAATTTGACTCACAGCAATTTTAGGTGCAGAGTTTTTGGTGGTATTTATTAGCTTGATTAATTCTGACTCAAGATTATAACCGTTATAGAGAATTAGATTAGCCTGCTCAAGAGCATTTTTATCTTCTGCTGTTGCTTGATAAAGCTGAGGTGCTTTGTTAGGGGGAATTAAGCAGATGAGATTAATCGTATTTTCAGCAATCTGTCTAGTTAAATCACACAGTACACTTGTGGTTGCTACAACTTTCGGGAGATTTTCATCAACCACATTGGCAGTCTGGGTAAAAGATATACTTGTAGTTTGATTTCTACATCCAACAAATGTAGTGGTGAAAATAGTTAAAATTACTCGTAACAAATTGTTGGCTAATACTTTTTTTGGCATTATTTACTGTTGTTGACTGGATAAAAATAATAGATATTTGTTAATCAAATTATACTAATTTTTAGTTGGCTGGAAGATCAAATGATTCCCTATTAGCTATTACCTATAGGGCTACCATTTGATTCTTATATTACAGTCGGCTTGTGGTGGGCAATGCCTACTCTAGTAGTATTTAGATTATGCAATAGTCAAATCAGATTTTTGTAGGAGTCAATTGAATATAAGAATAAAGGCACAGCAATGCTGTGCCTCCAAAAATTTATGCTTTTTCACTTCAAAAATTACCAGTGGGTAACTTCCCTTGTAATAACTGAAGCTTAGTTTGGACGCAGTTGGCGCAGTTACAACCCAATTGATCGATGATGGGATTAGATGAGCGAGTTAAGTGTAGAGTGGTCGATTGGGAAATGGGCTGTGTGGACACTGCTGTAATGGCTTGTGTATCAAGTACAGAGTTGATACTAACTGCCTTTGCTGGGTTAGCTACCAGCAACATAGATGCGATCAGTACAGGACAGGCCAGTAAAACTAGTTTGACTAAGTACATAATTCACAAATAATTACTATTTCTGATACAGCATAGCCAATTTATTAACTATCTTCAACTTTAGTGAATAAATACTAATTAATTACGTCCAAATCCTTGACCCCGTAAAATCTTTGACCAAATGAGTAATTCTCCTTTTTCACCACCTGCGGCAATTAGCTTACCTTGGGGATGCCATGCTAGGGCGGAAAATCCATCGGCTACACCCGTAAGAATTTGGGATACTTCCTTGGCTTTGTTCCACAAACAAAGCCAGCCATCAGTTGCAGCCGAGGCTAGTAAGAAGCTTTTAGGTGCAAAGGCGATCGCATTAATCACACCTACATGATTAGTTAACACTCGCGCTTCCCATCCCAAGTTCTCATCTTCTAGCTTTTCCCACGCCACAATACCTTCCACACTGGCAGAGGCTAGTATTGGTGCGCCTAGTTTGGTGGTTGCTTCTGACCATGCTAGTTGGCGAATCTTACCGGGAAAGCCACGCATGACCCAAGGGTCGGGATTATTCCATTCCAACACGGTGACGCTACGATCCATGTTGCCTGAAGCCAGGAATTTACCATCAGGCGACCAAGCCATAGTCACACTCACAGTAGGCATATTGAGAATATATGGTTCTTCATCCCAGTCTTGGGCGTGCCAAATTTTGATGCCTTTGTTACCACCAATTGCTAGGTATTGACCATCAATCCGCCAATCAATACTCAATGCGGATGAGTCGGCAAAATTCAGGGTAGTGACAACCTCACGAGTATCAGCGTCCCAAATTTGTACATAACGCCCCAAACTAAAAGCCAACTGGTTGCTAGCGTGACTCCAAGCTAACTTGTCTACCCATGCAGGTGCATTTTCTAAGGTGGCGATTAATTCCTGTCCTTGCCAGATTTTCACCCGTCCATCTTGTCCACCAACGGCGAGAAATTTGCCATCAGGGGAGAAAGCGAGACAATCGACAGACTGGCCATTACCAGCTTGCAGCGTTGTTAACTCACCATCCTGCCACAGTACTACTTCCCCAGCCGCCGAAGTTGCGGCTAGAGTATTCCCTTGTGGAGACCAGGCGATCGCTGTTACGTATTCTGCCAGCATCCCTGAATAGTGTTCTTCAAATTCCTTATTTTTGCTGCTTGTTAGGTTCATACGTTGTTTAGAGAAGTGAGAGGTGAGAGATTAGAGGTTGGAGGTTAGGGGTTAGTAAATATCTTTTTAACTAGTCCTTCGCCTCTAGCCCCCTAGCCCTCTAGTGTCTTTTAAGCAAAACAAGCGAGAAAATCTTGCTTGAGTTGGGCTTCATCTAAATTGCGACCGATGAATACTAGTTCGTTTTTGCGTTTTTCGTTGGGTTTCCAGAGGCGATCGGGTCTACCATCGAATATCATATGCACCCCTTGGAAGACAAATCTATTATCTTCCCCAGCAATATTTAATATGCCCTTCATACGGAAGATATCAGTCCCTTGGGTACGCAACAATTCGGAAATCCAAGCGTTTAATTTTTCCCCGTCGAGTTCACCCTCTTGTACTAAAGCCACAGAAAAAACAGTATCATCATGTTCGTGGGCATCTTCACCTAAAAAATTGGGATCTATCTCTAAAGCACGATCTAAATCAAAGGCTTTCACACCCAACAAAGCGTCCATTGCTAACTCAGAATTACGAGTACGGTAGATTTTGGCGATCGCATTCATCGACCTAATCCGCTTTTCCAATTCATCTAATTCTGATGGGGTAACTAAATCCGTTTTATTAAGTAAAATCACATCAGCAAAGGCAATC comes from the Nostoc sp. PCC 7120 = FACHB-418 genome and includes:
- a CDS encoding U32 family peptidase codes for the protein MKSADRQNPQSSFPRPDILAPAGNWECAKAAIENGADAIYFGLDRFNARMRAQNFTEADLPELMAFLHLRGVKGYVTVNTLIFPQELGEAQQYLRTIIAAGVDAVIVQDVGICRLIRHLSPDFPIHASTQMTITSPAGVEFAKSLGCELVVLARECSLAEINKIQQQIAQRAASLPLEVFVHGALCVAYSGQCLTSEALGGRSANRGECAQACRMPYELTVDGEITDLGERKYLLSPQDLAGLEILPDLVKSGVTSLKIEGRLKAPEYVANVTRVYRQALDRVIGHSQRDHVSHQERYDLEMAFSRGLYTGWFQGINNQELVHARFGKKRGVYLGEVSRIRHEEVTIKLEAPVKPGDGVVFDCGHPEAKEEGGRVYGVVQKGKEAVLSFGQGNVNFRRVHVGDKLWKTSDPELDKQLRQSFAGDNPQFQRPIDWEIHGEIGQPLIAIARDELGNIVQVESAISLVAAHTKPLDTERLQEQFGRLGNTPFRLRTLTNHLSGAVMVPVSELNRMRREVVTQLEELRSQPKRWQLRSHVSFQDLLPPLSPPSPISPSLIVLVRNLKQLQAALKTDVETLYCEFEDPRTYKEAVKIVHEVRQEKQKLSPPSAPEVRPEGNPPCDFSSGSLPPAFPQIFVAPPRITKPGENWILQQVRAANADGYLIRNYDQLEFFAGDICIGDFSLNVANPLTADYFKQNFGLKRLTASYDLNINQLENLLTSCPAQWFEVTIHQHIPMFHMEHCVFCAFLSEGTDYTNCGRPCEKHEVKLRDRVGSEHVLQADAGCRNTVFNGTAQTGAEYVQRLISLGLRHFRLEFVNETPEQVTKTIQRYHQLLKGEITGSQLWRELKLQNQLGVTRGPLSVAALR
- the dnaK gene encoding molecular chaperone DnaK, which produces MAKVVGIDLGTTNSCVAVMEGGKPTVIANAEGFRTTPSVVAFAKNGDTLVGQIAKRQAVMNPENTFYSVKRFIGRRYDEVTNEATEVSYKVLSSGGNVKVDSPGAGKQFAPEEISAKVLRKLVEDASKYLGETVTQAVITVPAYFNDSQRQATKDAGKIAGIEVMRIINEPTAASLAYGFDKKSNETILVFDLGGGTFDVSVLEVGDGVFEVLATSGDTHLGGDDFDKKIVDFLAEQFRKDEGIDLRKDKQALQRLTEAAEKAKIELSSVTQAEINLPFITATQDGPKHLDMTLTRAKFEELCADLIDRCRIPVEQALRDAKLKKENIDEVVLVGGSTRIPAVQQLVKNLLGREPNQTVNPDEVVAVGAAIQAGVLGGEVTGILLLDVTPLSLGVETLGGVMTKIIPRNTTIPTKKSEVFSTAVDGQTNVEIHVLQGEREFANDNKSLGTFRLDGIPPAPRGVPQIEVVFDIDANGILNVTAKDKGTGKEQSISITGASTLDKTDIDRMVREAEQNASSDKERREKIERKNQADSLAYQAEKQLQELGDKVPEADKTKVEGLVKDLREAVAKEDDEQIKKLTPELQQALFAVGSNIYQQAGGGAAPGAAPQDGGTTSSDGGDDVIDADFTETK
- a CDS encoding protochlorophyllide reductase codes for the protein MAQDRKSTVIVTGASSGVGLYAAKALAKRGWHVVMACRNLEKAEQAAQEVGIPKDSYSIIHIDLGSLDSVRQFVNDFRATGKSLDALLCNAAIYMPLIKEPLRSPEGYELTMTTNHLGHFLLCKLMLEDLQKSSAVDKRLVILGTVTHNPDELGGKIPPRPDLGNLEGFAQGFKPPISMIDGKKFEPVKAYKDSKVCNVLTMRELHRRYHESTGITFTSLYPGCVAETPLFRNHYPLFQKIFPLFQKYITGGYVSQELAGERVADVIAAPEYKQSGAYWSWGNRQKKDGKSFVQKVSPQARDDEKAERLWDLSEKLVGLESQKPVALNS
- a CDS encoding NAD-dependent epimerase/dehydratase family protein; its protein translation is MKVLVIGGDGYCGWATALYLSNRGYEVGILDSLVRRHWDNELGIETLTPIAPIQQRLQRWQDLTGKSIDLFVGDITNYEFLQKALHKFEPNAIVHFGEQRSAPFSMIDREHAVVTQVNNVVGTLNLLYAMKEDFPDCHLVKLGTMGEYGTPNIDIEEGYITIEHNGRKDTLPYPKQPGSMYHLSKVHDSHNIHFACRIWGLRATDLNQGVVYGVLTEETGMDELLINRLDYDGVFGTALNRFCIQAATGHPLTVYGTGGQTRGFLDIRDTVRCVELAIANPAPSGEFRVFNQFTEQFSVGDLALMVKKAGNALGLNVEINNLDNPRIEKEEHYFNAKNTKLLDLGLQPHYLSDSLLDSLLNFAVKYQGRVDQKQILPKVSWHRK